In Rutidosis leptorrhynchoides isolate AG116_Rl617_1_P2 chromosome 2, CSIRO_AGI_Rlap_v1, whole genome shotgun sequence, one genomic interval encodes:
- the LOC139890256 gene encoding BEL1-like homeodomain protein 11 → MATYYPTATNHQRNVFPSSYLSTQQESQLNSLQESSSPPIDIMYHDHDLSDPSFLNLLSGQTQSNPQNLSRLDNHQELSLSLGMQISSSSMDLPSFQYNYLNPHIQDSSDHNSSRGNKIENIPFSSFDQTMNNVQCSVSGTNYQIPSGVVPRIYNSRYLKPSQEFLEEVVNIHEALRQLKMNKHNNLHKLDENNSKIESSSSSSCELSASEKNDLQNKMNKLFSMLDEVDRKYREYCQQLRIVEGSLDMITGGGAARSYTSLAHQTISRHFRCLRDTINAQIQVTRQNLGEQDDSSDRTLPRLRNVEKQLRQQRTLNPLGHVMRHSWRPQRGLPEGSVSILRAWLFEHFLNPYPKDSEKIMLARQTGLTRSQIANWFINARVRLWKPMVEDMYKEEFCDQELNRSSSPDRVGKAAIDQTSSSDDKEKTLQKNPNLDFVNDNEMNEYVGQRHIDLADQYRFDDPQLLHDFVT, encoded by the exons ATGGCTACTTATTATCCAACTGCAACAAACCATCAAAGAAATGTGTTTCCAAGTTCCTATCTTTCAACCCAACAAGAATCACAACTTAATTCTCTTCAAGAATCATCTTCTCCTCCTATTGATATTATGTACCATGACCATGATTTATCTGACCCATCTTTCTTGAACCTTTTGTCGGGTCAAACGCAGTCAAACCCTCAAAATCTTTCAAGACTTGATAATCATCAAGAGTTGTCCCTTAGTCTTGGTATGCAAATAAGTTCATCTTCCATGGATTTACCATCGTTTCAATACAATTACTTGAATCCTCATATTCAAGATTCAAGTGATCATAATAGTTCTAGAGGCAATAAAATCGAAAACATTCCCTTTTCGTCGTTTGACCAAACTATGAACAATGTTCAATGCTCGGTTTCGGGTACTAATTACCAAATCCCATCTGGTGTTGTTCCAAGAATTTACAATTCAAGATATCTTAAACCATCACAAGAATTTCTTGAAGAAGTGGTGAATATTCATGAAGCTTTGAGGCAACTAAAGATGAATAAACACAACAATTTACATAAACTTGACGAAAACAATTCCAAAATCGAGTCTAGTTCAAGTTCTTCATGTGAACTTTCGGCTTCAGAGAAAAATGATCTTCAAAACAAGATGAATAAACTTTTCTCCATGTTAGATGAG GTAGATAGGAAATATCGCGAATACTGTCAACAATTACGAATTGTTGAGGGATCATTAGATATGATAACTGGTGGTGGGGCTGCTAGATCATATACATCACTAGCTCATCAAACAATTTCGAGACACTTTCGCTGCTTAAGGGATACAATTAACGCCCAAATTCAAGTAACCCGACAAAACCTTGGAGAACAAGATGATTCATCAGACAGAACTTTGCCTCGCTTGCGTAATGTTGAAAAACAGCTTAGACAACAACGAACACTAAATCCACTTGGCCATGTCATGCGTCATTCTTGGAGACCACAAAGAGGCTTGCCTGAAGGCTCGGTTTCAATTCTTCGTGCTTGGCTTTTCGAGCATTTTCTTAATCC TTACCCCAAAGATTCAGAGAAGATCATGCTTGCAAGACAAACCGGCCTCACGAGAAGTCAG ATTGCAAATTGGTTTATTAATGCACGTGTACGCCTATGGAAACCAATGGTTGAAGACATGTACAAAGAAGAATTTTGTGATCAAGAATTGAATAGATCATCTTCACCAGACCGAGTAGGTAAGGCAGCAATAGATCAGACGTCATCATCAGACGACAAAGAGAAAACGTTGCAAAAGAATCCAAATCTTGATTTTGTGAACGATAATGAAATGAACGAATACGTTGGACAAAGGCATATAGATCTAGCAGACCAGTACAGGTTTGATGATCCTCAATTGCTACATGATTTTGTGACTTGA